In the Brachyhypopomus gauderio isolate BG-103 chromosome 4, BGAUD_0.2, whole genome shotgun sequence genome, one interval contains:
- the LOC143512594 gene encoding uncharacterized protein LOC143512594 isoform X1, whose translation MWHLTLTLCLMLHLSPYLISAEMLEMVEYSNGNAVTCGKGLIDCTMKPGGTCINHGDSVYVSALTARVLLCHVRNDHWRPCLRIELNITAEDLETSGVPGDGRAEPATATVHVCCDSPGVSRHRKLTFTLPSPQDRTAQTWISFLLELKAADLGSNVTILSSPALKHITTEIMVPPINTVCSQFRTIALCNLPSVSVAVNQTAGVVQLHLDSDVNSKYRELQACQKMEKDGRCFNLEWKEKILVIPVSSVAPCLCFQIWWTLNRISNGLRKEFCPFINSTVIPVSNVSLSVVEALTNDEAGTSDIVALNWNITAPCRLEGELHLCKKTSEVDTTCHEMKDLRKTMLPQKWQTYNRHWQLQGEFTEVERHPSVCVQMKVKDMDVHFVPVCPFEGKEVTRAHWSWPLLVFVVLVSLTVLGAYTFQETLKGWVLRWLKVDDISRAVGGSQVVLLYPPDMDRGLAELVSGLASSLSNLGFSVSLDMWSRSELHALGPVPWLHSRLDRVQRHGGKVVLVLNQAAWARVEEWCSRIGHGPRAGRGRGQDAEADEGPGHPAPPCSDVFSASLSCILADYLQGRAGERFVLAQFEARPAGSPGGGSESLPELFRDLPLFSLPSQSLGFLTDLAHKTHTDQPAGDGVANRKMRAGMLRAASRSLTGALRELNTGAGYRLAGLSQDCVGFGSEDVWDSIPLQPGQSSSPASPDLPSKTNWV comes from the exons ATGTGGCATCTCACACTGACTCTGTGCCTCATGCTGCACTTATCGCCGTACCTAATCTCAGCTGAAATGTTGGAGATGGTGGAGTATAGTAACGGGAATGCGGTCACCTGCGGCAAG GGTTTGATTGACTGTACGATGAAGCCAG GCGGTACGTGCATTAATCATGGTGACAGCGTGTATGTGAGCGCCCTTACTGCCCGGGTGCTGCTGTGCCATGTGCGTAACGATCACTGGCGCCCGTGCCTACGAATCGAGCTGAACATCACGGCCGAAG ACCTCGAGACCTCGGGTGTGCCCGGTGATGGCCGGGCCGAACCGGCCACAGCGACCGTCCACGTGTGTTGCGACAGCCCCGGTGTTTCTCGCCACAGAAAGCTGACGTTCACGCTACCCTCCCCACAAGACCGTACAGCTCAG acatGGATTTCTTTTCTTTTAGAGCTGAAGGCGGCTGATTTGGGCAGTAACGTCACGATCCTCTCTTCACCTGCTCTGAAACACATCACCACAGAAATTATGGTTCCTCCAATAAACACGG TTTGTTCCCAATTTCGGACCATTGCACTCTGTAATT TACCCAGTGTGTCTGTAGCAGTCAACCAGACAGCAGGCGTGGTACAGTTGCACTTGGACTCGGACGTCAACAGCAAATACCGTGAACTGCAGGCGTGCCAGAAGATGGAAAAGGATGGGAGATGTTTCAACCTGGAATgg AAGGAGAAGATACTGGTGATTCCAGTGAGCTCTGTCGCCCCCTGCCTGTGTTTCCAG ATTTGGTGGACATTGAACAGAATCTCAAATGGACTTAGAAAGGAGTTCTGCCCATTTATCAACAGCACAG ttatcCCTGTCTCTAATGTTTCATTGTCTGTGGTGGAGGCTCTAACCAATGATGAAGCAGGCACAAGTGACATCGTTGCTCTTAACTGGAACATCACTGCTCCCTGCAGGCTGGAGGGTGAACTGCACCTCTGCAAGAAAACATCAGAGGTTGACACAACCTGCCATGAAATGAAAGATTTAAGGAAAACCATGCTGCCTCAAAAATGGCAGACCTACAACCGACACTGG CAGTTACAAGGGGAGTTCACCGAAGTGGAGCGTCACCCGTCAGTATGTGTGCAG ATGAAAGTGAAGGACATGGATGTGCATTTCGTCCCAGTATGTCCTTTTGAAGGTAAGGAAG tGACCAGGGCTCACTGGAGCTGGCCCCTACTGGTTTTTGTGGTGCTTGTGAGTCTGACTGTTTTGGGAGCCTATACATTTCAGGAAACACTCAAAG GTTGGGTTTTGAGATGGCTGAAAGTGGATGACATCAGCA gAGCAGTGGGAGGCAGCCAGGTAGTTCTGTTATACCCTCCTGATATGGACAGAGGCCTGGCAGAGCTGGTGTCTGGCCTGGCATCTAGTCTCTCCAACTTGGGTTTCAGCGTATCCCTAGACATGTGGAGTCGCTCAGAGCTCCACGCCCTGGGCCCGGTGCCCTGGCTCCACTCACGCTTGGACCGGGTGCAGCGGCATGGAGGCAAGGTGGTGCTGGTGCTCAACCAGGCGGCCTGGGcgcgggtggaggagtggtgctCCCGCATCGGGCACGGGCCGAGGGCGGGGCGCGGCAGGGGCCAGGACGCGGAGGCGGACGAAGGCCCGGGTCACCCGGCGCCCCCCTGCTCCGACGTCTTCAGCGCATCGCTCAGCTGCATCCTCGCCGACTACCTCCAGGGCCGCGCCGGCGAGCGCTTCGTGCTGGCCCAGTTCGAGGCACGGCCGGCCGGGTCGCCGGGGGGCGGCAGTGAGTCCCTGCCGGAGCTCTTCCGCGACCTACCGCTCTTCAGCCTCCCCTCGCAGAGCCTGGGCTTCCTGACGGACCTCGCCCACAAAACGCACACGGACCAACCGGCCGGCGATGGCGTGGCAAACAGGAAGATGAGGGCGGGGATGCTGAGGGCTGCGTCGCGCTCTCTGACTGGCGCGCTGCGGGAACTAAACACGGGAGCAGGGTACCGGCTGGCAGGACTTTCTCAGGACTGTGTGGGCTTTGGCTCGGAGGACGTGTGGGACAGCATCCCATTGCAGCCAGGACAGTCTTCCTCACCAGCCAGTCCTGACCTACCCAGCAAGACCAACTGGGTCTGA
- the LOC143512594 gene encoding uncharacterized protein LOC143512594 isoform X2, producing the protein MWHLTLTLCLMLHLSPYLISAEMLEMVEYSNGNAVTCGKGLIDCTMKPGGTCINHGDSVYVSALTARVLLCHVRNDHWRPCLRIELNITAEDLETSGVPGDGRAEPATATVHVCCDSPGVSRHRKLTFTLPSPQDRTAQTWISFLLELKAADLGSNVTILSSPALKHITTEIMVPPINTVCSQFRTIALCNLPSVSVAVNQTAGVVQLHLDSDVNSKYRELQACQKMEKDGRCFNLEWKEKILVIPVSSVAPCLCFQIWWTLNRISNGLRKEFCPFINSTVIPVSNVSLSVVEALTNDEAGTSDIVALNWNITAPCRLEGELHLCKKTSEVDTTCHEMKDLRKTMLPQKWQTYNRHWQLQGEFTEVERHPSVCVQMKVKDMDVHFVPVCPFEGKEVTRAHWSWPLLVFVVLVSLTVLGAYTFQETLKGWVLRWLKVDDISTVGGSQVVLLYPPDMDRGLAELVSGLASSLSNLGFSVSLDMWSRSELHALGPVPWLHSRLDRVQRHGGKVVLVLNQAAWARVEEWCSRIGHGPRAGRGRGQDAEADEGPGHPAPPCSDVFSASLSCILADYLQGRAGERFVLAQFEARPAGSPGGGSESLPELFRDLPLFSLPSQSLGFLTDLAHKTHTDQPAGDGVANRKMRAGMLRAASRSLTGALRELNTGAGYRLAGLSQDCVGFGSEDVWDSIPLQPGQSSSPASPDLPSKTNWV; encoded by the exons ATGTGGCATCTCACACTGACTCTGTGCCTCATGCTGCACTTATCGCCGTACCTAATCTCAGCTGAAATGTTGGAGATGGTGGAGTATAGTAACGGGAATGCGGTCACCTGCGGCAAG GGTTTGATTGACTGTACGATGAAGCCAG GCGGTACGTGCATTAATCATGGTGACAGCGTGTATGTGAGCGCCCTTACTGCCCGGGTGCTGCTGTGCCATGTGCGTAACGATCACTGGCGCCCGTGCCTACGAATCGAGCTGAACATCACGGCCGAAG ACCTCGAGACCTCGGGTGTGCCCGGTGATGGCCGGGCCGAACCGGCCACAGCGACCGTCCACGTGTGTTGCGACAGCCCCGGTGTTTCTCGCCACAGAAAGCTGACGTTCACGCTACCCTCCCCACAAGACCGTACAGCTCAG acatGGATTTCTTTTCTTTTAGAGCTGAAGGCGGCTGATTTGGGCAGTAACGTCACGATCCTCTCTTCACCTGCTCTGAAACACATCACCACAGAAATTATGGTTCCTCCAATAAACACGG TTTGTTCCCAATTTCGGACCATTGCACTCTGTAATT TACCCAGTGTGTCTGTAGCAGTCAACCAGACAGCAGGCGTGGTACAGTTGCACTTGGACTCGGACGTCAACAGCAAATACCGTGAACTGCAGGCGTGCCAGAAGATGGAAAAGGATGGGAGATGTTTCAACCTGGAATgg AAGGAGAAGATACTGGTGATTCCAGTGAGCTCTGTCGCCCCCTGCCTGTGTTTCCAG ATTTGGTGGACATTGAACAGAATCTCAAATGGACTTAGAAAGGAGTTCTGCCCATTTATCAACAGCACAG ttatcCCTGTCTCTAATGTTTCATTGTCTGTGGTGGAGGCTCTAACCAATGATGAAGCAGGCACAAGTGACATCGTTGCTCTTAACTGGAACATCACTGCTCCCTGCAGGCTGGAGGGTGAACTGCACCTCTGCAAGAAAACATCAGAGGTTGACACAACCTGCCATGAAATGAAAGATTTAAGGAAAACCATGCTGCCTCAAAAATGGCAGACCTACAACCGACACTGG CAGTTACAAGGGGAGTTCACCGAAGTGGAGCGTCACCCGTCAGTATGTGTGCAG ATGAAAGTGAAGGACATGGATGTGCATTTCGTCCCAGTATGTCCTTTTGAAGGTAAGGAAG tGACCAGGGCTCACTGGAGCTGGCCCCTACTGGTTTTTGTGGTGCTTGTGAGTCTGACTGTTTTGGGAGCCTATACATTTCAGGAAACACTCAAAG GTTGGGTTTTGAGATGGCTGAAAGTGGATGACATCAGCA CAGTGGGAGGCAGCCAGGTAGTTCTGTTATACCCTCCTGATATGGACAGAGGCCTGGCAGAGCTGGTGTCTGGCCTGGCATCTAGTCTCTCCAACTTGGGTTTCAGCGTATCCCTAGACATGTGGAGTCGCTCAGAGCTCCACGCCCTGGGCCCGGTGCCCTGGCTCCACTCACGCTTGGACCGGGTGCAGCGGCATGGAGGCAAGGTGGTGCTGGTGCTCAACCAGGCGGCCTGGGcgcgggtggaggagtggtgctCCCGCATCGGGCACGGGCCGAGGGCGGGGCGCGGCAGGGGCCAGGACGCGGAGGCGGACGAAGGCCCGGGTCACCCGGCGCCCCCCTGCTCCGACGTCTTCAGCGCATCGCTCAGCTGCATCCTCGCCGACTACCTCCAGGGCCGCGCCGGCGAGCGCTTCGTGCTGGCCCAGTTCGAGGCACGGCCGGCCGGGTCGCCGGGGGGCGGCAGTGAGTCCCTGCCGGAGCTCTTCCGCGACCTACCGCTCTTCAGCCTCCCCTCGCAGAGCCTGGGCTTCCTGACGGACCTCGCCCACAAAACGCACACGGACCAACCGGCCGGCGATGGCGTGGCAAACAGGAAGATGAGGGCGGGGATGCTGAGGGCTGCGTCGCGCTCTCTGACTGGCGCGCTGCGGGAACTAAACACGGGAGCAGGGTACCGGCTGGCAGGACTTTCTCAGGACTGTGTGGGCTTTGGCTCGGAGGACGTGTGGGACAGCATCCCATTGCAGCCAGGACAGTCTTCCTCACCAGCCAGTCCTGACCTACCCAGCAAGACCAACTGGGTCTGA
- the LOC143512594 gene encoding uncharacterized protein LOC143512594 isoform X4: MWHLTLTLCLMLHLSPYLISAEMLEMVEYSNGNAVTCGKGLIDCTMKPGGTCINHGDSVYVSALTARVLLCHVRNDHWRPCLRIELNITAEDLETSGVPGDGRAEPATATVHVCCDSPGVSRHRKLTFTLPSPQDRTAQTWISFLLELKAADLGSNVTILSSPALKHITTEIMVPPINTVCSQFRTIALCNLPSVSVAVNQTAGVVQLHLDSDVNSKYRELQACQKMEKDGRCFNLEWKEKILVIPVSSVAPCLCFQIWWTLNRISNGLRKEFCPFINSTVIPVSNVSLSVVEALTNDEAGTSDIVALNWNITAPCRLEGELHLCKKTSEVDTTCHEMKDLRKTMLPQKWQTYNRHWQLQGEFTEVERHPSVCVQMKVKDMDVHFVPVCPFEVTRAHWSWPLLVFVVLVSLTVLGAYTFQETLKGWVLRWLKVDDISRAVGGSQVVLLYPPDMDRGLAELVSGLASSLSNLGFSVSLDMWSRSELHALGPVPWLHSRLDRVQRHGGKVVLVLNQAAWARVEEWCSRIGHGPRAGRGRGQDAEADEGPGHPAPPCSDVFSASLSCILADYLQGRAGERFVLAQFEARPAGSPGGGSESLPELFRDLPLFSLPSQSLGFLTDLAHKTHTDQPAGDGVANRKMRAGMLRAASRSLTGALRELNTGAGYRLAGLSQDCVGFGSEDVWDSIPLQPGQSSSPASPDLPSKTNWV; encoded by the exons ATGTGGCATCTCACACTGACTCTGTGCCTCATGCTGCACTTATCGCCGTACCTAATCTCAGCTGAAATGTTGGAGATGGTGGAGTATAGTAACGGGAATGCGGTCACCTGCGGCAAG GGTTTGATTGACTGTACGATGAAGCCAG GCGGTACGTGCATTAATCATGGTGACAGCGTGTATGTGAGCGCCCTTACTGCCCGGGTGCTGCTGTGCCATGTGCGTAACGATCACTGGCGCCCGTGCCTACGAATCGAGCTGAACATCACGGCCGAAG ACCTCGAGACCTCGGGTGTGCCCGGTGATGGCCGGGCCGAACCGGCCACAGCGACCGTCCACGTGTGTTGCGACAGCCCCGGTGTTTCTCGCCACAGAAAGCTGACGTTCACGCTACCCTCCCCACAAGACCGTACAGCTCAG acatGGATTTCTTTTCTTTTAGAGCTGAAGGCGGCTGATTTGGGCAGTAACGTCACGATCCTCTCTTCACCTGCTCTGAAACACATCACCACAGAAATTATGGTTCCTCCAATAAACACGG TTTGTTCCCAATTTCGGACCATTGCACTCTGTAATT TACCCAGTGTGTCTGTAGCAGTCAACCAGACAGCAGGCGTGGTACAGTTGCACTTGGACTCGGACGTCAACAGCAAATACCGTGAACTGCAGGCGTGCCAGAAGATGGAAAAGGATGGGAGATGTTTCAACCTGGAATgg AAGGAGAAGATACTGGTGATTCCAGTGAGCTCTGTCGCCCCCTGCCTGTGTTTCCAG ATTTGGTGGACATTGAACAGAATCTCAAATGGACTTAGAAAGGAGTTCTGCCCATTTATCAACAGCACAG ttatcCCTGTCTCTAATGTTTCATTGTCTGTGGTGGAGGCTCTAACCAATGATGAAGCAGGCACAAGTGACATCGTTGCTCTTAACTGGAACATCACTGCTCCCTGCAGGCTGGAGGGTGAACTGCACCTCTGCAAGAAAACATCAGAGGTTGACACAACCTGCCATGAAATGAAAGATTTAAGGAAAACCATGCTGCCTCAAAAATGGCAGACCTACAACCGACACTGG CAGTTACAAGGGGAGTTCACCGAAGTGGAGCGTCACCCGTCAGTATGTGTGCAG ATGAAAGTGAAGGACATGGATGTGCATTTCGTCCCAGTATGTCCTTTTGAAG tGACCAGGGCTCACTGGAGCTGGCCCCTACTGGTTTTTGTGGTGCTTGTGAGTCTGACTGTTTTGGGAGCCTATACATTTCAGGAAACACTCAAAG GTTGGGTTTTGAGATGGCTGAAAGTGGATGACATCAGCA gAGCAGTGGGAGGCAGCCAGGTAGTTCTGTTATACCCTCCTGATATGGACAGAGGCCTGGCAGAGCTGGTGTCTGGCCTGGCATCTAGTCTCTCCAACTTGGGTTTCAGCGTATCCCTAGACATGTGGAGTCGCTCAGAGCTCCACGCCCTGGGCCCGGTGCCCTGGCTCCACTCACGCTTGGACCGGGTGCAGCGGCATGGAGGCAAGGTGGTGCTGGTGCTCAACCAGGCGGCCTGGGcgcgggtggaggagtggtgctCCCGCATCGGGCACGGGCCGAGGGCGGGGCGCGGCAGGGGCCAGGACGCGGAGGCGGACGAAGGCCCGGGTCACCCGGCGCCCCCCTGCTCCGACGTCTTCAGCGCATCGCTCAGCTGCATCCTCGCCGACTACCTCCAGGGCCGCGCCGGCGAGCGCTTCGTGCTGGCCCAGTTCGAGGCACGGCCGGCCGGGTCGCCGGGGGGCGGCAGTGAGTCCCTGCCGGAGCTCTTCCGCGACCTACCGCTCTTCAGCCTCCCCTCGCAGAGCCTGGGCTTCCTGACGGACCTCGCCCACAAAACGCACACGGACCAACCGGCCGGCGATGGCGTGGCAAACAGGAAGATGAGGGCGGGGATGCTGAGGGCTGCGTCGCGCTCTCTGACTGGCGCGCTGCGGGAACTAAACACGGGAGCAGGGTACCGGCTGGCAGGACTTTCTCAGGACTGTGTGGGCTTTGGCTCGGAGGACGTGTGGGACAGCATCCCATTGCAGCCAGGACAGTCTTCCTCACCAGCCAGTCCTGACCTACCCAGCAAGACCAACTGGGTCTGA
- the LOC143512594 gene encoding uncharacterized protein LOC143512594 isoform X3 — MWHLTLTLCLMLHLSPYLISAEMLEMVEYSNGNAVTCGKGLIDCTMKPGGTCINHGDSVYVSALTARVLLCHVRNDHWRPCLRIELNITAEDLETSGVPGDGRAEPATATVHVCCDSPGVSRHRKLTFTLPSPQDRTAQTWISFLLELKAADLGSNVTILSSPALKHITTEIMVPPINTVCSQFRTIALCNLPSVSVAVNQTAGVVQLHLDSDVNSKYRELQACQKMEKDGRCFNLEWEKILVIPVSSVAPCLCFQIWWTLNRISNGLRKEFCPFINSTVIPVSNVSLSVVEALTNDEAGTSDIVALNWNITAPCRLEGELHLCKKTSEVDTTCHEMKDLRKTMLPQKWQTYNRHWQLQGEFTEVERHPSVCVQMKVKDMDVHFVPVCPFEGKEVTRAHWSWPLLVFVVLVSLTVLGAYTFQETLKGWVLRWLKVDDISRAVGGSQVVLLYPPDMDRGLAELVSGLASSLSNLGFSVSLDMWSRSELHALGPVPWLHSRLDRVQRHGGKVVLVLNQAAWARVEEWCSRIGHGPRAGRGRGQDAEADEGPGHPAPPCSDVFSASLSCILADYLQGRAGERFVLAQFEARPAGSPGGGSESLPELFRDLPLFSLPSQSLGFLTDLAHKTHTDQPAGDGVANRKMRAGMLRAASRSLTGALRELNTGAGYRLAGLSQDCVGFGSEDVWDSIPLQPGQSSSPASPDLPSKTNWV; from the exons ATGTGGCATCTCACACTGACTCTGTGCCTCATGCTGCACTTATCGCCGTACCTAATCTCAGCTGAAATGTTGGAGATGGTGGAGTATAGTAACGGGAATGCGGTCACCTGCGGCAAG GGTTTGATTGACTGTACGATGAAGCCAG GCGGTACGTGCATTAATCATGGTGACAGCGTGTATGTGAGCGCCCTTACTGCCCGGGTGCTGCTGTGCCATGTGCGTAACGATCACTGGCGCCCGTGCCTACGAATCGAGCTGAACATCACGGCCGAAG ACCTCGAGACCTCGGGTGTGCCCGGTGATGGCCGGGCCGAACCGGCCACAGCGACCGTCCACGTGTGTTGCGACAGCCCCGGTGTTTCTCGCCACAGAAAGCTGACGTTCACGCTACCCTCCCCACAAGACCGTACAGCTCAG acatGGATTTCTTTTCTTTTAGAGCTGAAGGCGGCTGATTTGGGCAGTAACGTCACGATCCTCTCTTCACCTGCTCTGAAACACATCACCACAGAAATTATGGTTCCTCCAATAAACACGG TTTGTTCCCAATTTCGGACCATTGCACTCTGTAATT TACCCAGTGTGTCTGTAGCAGTCAACCAGACAGCAGGCGTGGTACAGTTGCACTTGGACTCGGACGTCAACAGCAAATACCGTGAACTGCAGGCGTGCCAGAAGATGGAAAAGGATGGGAGATGTTTCAACCTGGAATgg GAGAAGATACTGGTGATTCCAGTGAGCTCTGTCGCCCCCTGCCTGTGTTTCCAG ATTTGGTGGACATTGAACAGAATCTCAAATGGACTTAGAAAGGAGTTCTGCCCATTTATCAACAGCACAG ttatcCCTGTCTCTAATGTTTCATTGTCTGTGGTGGAGGCTCTAACCAATGATGAAGCAGGCACAAGTGACATCGTTGCTCTTAACTGGAACATCACTGCTCCCTGCAGGCTGGAGGGTGAACTGCACCTCTGCAAGAAAACATCAGAGGTTGACACAACCTGCCATGAAATGAAAGATTTAAGGAAAACCATGCTGCCTCAAAAATGGCAGACCTACAACCGACACTGG CAGTTACAAGGGGAGTTCACCGAAGTGGAGCGTCACCCGTCAGTATGTGTGCAG ATGAAAGTGAAGGACATGGATGTGCATTTCGTCCCAGTATGTCCTTTTGAAGGTAAGGAAG tGACCAGGGCTCACTGGAGCTGGCCCCTACTGGTTTTTGTGGTGCTTGTGAGTCTGACTGTTTTGGGAGCCTATACATTTCAGGAAACACTCAAAG GTTGGGTTTTGAGATGGCTGAAAGTGGATGACATCAGCA gAGCAGTGGGAGGCAGCCAGGTAGTTCTGTTATACCCTCCTGATATGGACAGAGGCCTGGCAGAGCTGGTGTCTGGCCTGGCATCTAGTCTCTCCAACTTGGGTTTCAGCGTATCCCTAGACATGTGGAGTCGCTCAGAGCTCCACGCCCTGGGCCCGGTGCCCTGGCTCCACTCACGCTTGGACCGGGTGCAGCGGCATGGAGGCAAGGTGGTGCTGGTGCTCAACCAGGCGGCCTGGGcgcgggtggaggagtggtgctCCCGCATCGGGCACGGGCCGAGGGCGGGGCGCGGCAGGGGCCAGGACGCGGAGGCGGACGAAGGCCCGGGTCACCCGGCGCCCCCCTGCTCCGACGTCTTCAGCGCATCGCTCAGCTGCATCCTCGCCGACTACCTCCAGGGCCGCGCCGGCGAGCGCTTCGTGCTGGCCCAGTTCGAGGCACGGCCGGCCGGGTCGCCGGGGGGCGGCAGTGAGTCCCTGCCGGAGCTCTTCCGCGACCTACCGCTCTTCAGCCTCCCCTCGCAGAGCCTGGGCTTCCTGACGGACCTCGCCCACAAAACGCACACGGACCAACCGGCCGGCGATGGCGTGGCAAACAGGAAGATGAGGGCGGGGATGCTGAGGGCTGCGTCGCGCTCTCTGACTGGCGCGCTGCGGGAACTAAACACGGGAGCAGGGTACCGGCTGGCAGGACTTTCTCAGGACTGTGTGGGCTTTGGCTCGGAGGACGTGTGGGACAGCATCCCATTGCAGCCAGGACAGTCTTCCTCACCAGCCAGTCCTGACCTACCCAGCAAGACCAACTGGGTCTGA
- the LOC143512594 gene encoding uncharacterized protein LOC143512594 isoform X5, whose protein sequence is MWHLTLTLCLMLHLSPYLISAEMLEMVEYSNGNAVTCGKGLIDCTMKPGGTCINHGDSVYVSALTARVLLCHVRNDHWRPCLRIELNITAEDLETSGVPGDGRAEPATATVHVCCDSPGVSRHRKLTFTLPSPQDRTAQTWISFLLELKAADLGSNVTILSSPALKHITTEIMVPPINTVCSQFRTIALCNLPSVSVAVNQTAGVVQLHLDSDVNSKYRELQACQKMEKDGRCFNLEWEKILVIPVSSVAPCLCFQIWWTLNRISNGLRKEFCPFINSTVIPVSNVSLSVVEALTNDEAGTSDIVALNWNITAPCRLEGELHLCKKTSEVDTTCHEMKDLRKTMLPQKWQTYNRHWQLQGEFTEVERHPSVCVQMKVKDMDVHFVPVCPFEVTRAHWSWPLLVFVVLVSLTVLGAYTFQETLKGWVLRWLKVDDISRAVGGSQVVLLYPPDMDRGLAELVSGLASSLSNLGFSVSLDMWSRSELHALGPVPWLHSRLDRVQRHGGKVVLVLNQAAWARVEEWCSRIGHGPRAGRGRGQDAEADEGPGHPAPPCSDVFSASLSCILADYLQGRAGERFVLAQFEARPAGSPGGGSESLPELFRDLPLFSLPSQSLGFLTDLAHKTHTDQPAGDGVANRKMRAGMLRAASRSLTGALRELNTGAGYRLAGLSQDCVGFGSEDVWDSIPLQPGQSSSPASPDLPSKTNWV, encoded by the exons ATGTGGCATCTCACACTGACTCTGTGCCTCATGCTGCACTTATCGCCGTACCTAATCTCAGCTGAAATGTTGGAGATGGTGGAGTATAGTAACGGGAATGCGGTCACCTGCGGCAAG GGTTTGATTGACTGTACGATGAAGCCAG GCGGTACGTGCATTAATCATGGTGACAGCGTGTATGTGAGCGCCCTTACTGCCCGGGTGCTGCTGTGCCATGTGCGTAACGATCACTGGCGCCCGTGCCTACGAATCGAGCTGAACATCACGGCCGAAG ACCTCGAGACCTCGGGTGTGCCCGGTGATGGCCGGGCCGAACCGGCCACAGCGACCGTCCACGTGTGTTGCGACAGCCCCGGTGTTTCTCGCCACAGAAAGCTGACGTTCACGCTACCCTCCCCACAAGACCGTACAGCTCAG acatGGATTTCTTTTCTTTTAGAGCTGAAGGCGGCTGATTTGGGCAGTAACGTCACGATCCTCTCTTCACCTGCTCTGAAACACATCACCACAGAAATTATGGTTCCTCCAATAAACACGG TTTGTTCCCAATTTCGGACCATTGCACTCTGTAATT TACCCAGTGTGTCTGTAGCAGTCAACCAGACAGCAGGCGTGGTACAGTTGCACTTGGACTCGGACGTCAACAGCAAATACCGTGAACTGCAGGCGTGCCAGAAGATGGAAAAGGATGGGAGATGTTTCAACCTGGAATgg GAGAAGATACTGGTGATTCCAGTGAGCTCTGTCGCCCCCTGCCTGTGTTTCCAG ATTTGGTGGACATTGAACAGAATCTCAAATGGACTTAGAAAGGAGTTCTGCCCATTTATCAACAGCACAG ttatcCCTGTCTCTAATGTTTCATTGTCTGTGGTGGAGGCTCTAACCAATGATGAAGCAGGCACAAGTGACATCGTTGCTCTTAACTGGAACATCACTGCTCCCTGCAGGCTGGAGGGTGAACTGCACCTCTGCAAGAAAACATCAGAGGTTGACACAACCTGCCATGAAATGAAAGATTTAAGGAAAACCATGCTGCCTCAAAAATGGCAGACCTACAACCGACACTGG CAGTTACAAGGGGAGTTCACCGAAGTGGAGCGTCACCCGTCAGTATGTGTGCAG ATGAAAGTGAAGGACATGGATGTGCATTTCGTCCCAGTATGTCCTTTTGAAG tGACCAGGGCTCACTGGAGCTGGCCCCTACTGGTTTTTGTGGTGCTTGTGAGTCTGACTGTTTTGGGAGCCTATACATTTCAGGAAACACTCAAAG GTTGGGTTTTGAGATGGCTGAAAGTGGATGACATCAGCA gAGCAGTGGGAGGCAGCCAGGTAGTTCTGTTATACCCTCCTGATATGGACAGAGGCCTGGCAGAGCTGGTGTCTGGCCTGGCATCTAGTCTCTCCAACTTGGGTTTCAGCGTATCCCTAGACATGTGGAGTCGCTCAGAGCTCCACGCCCTGGGCCCGGTGCCCTGGCTCCACTCACGCTTGGACCGGGTGCAGCGGCATGGAGGCAAGGTGGTGCTGGTGCTCAACCAGGCGGCCTGGGcgcgggtggaggagtggtgctCCCGCATCGGGCACGGGCCGAGGGCGGGGCGCGGCAGGGGCCAGGACGCGGAGGCGGACGAAGGCCCGGGTCACCCGGCGCCCCCCTGCTCCGACGTCTTCAGCGCATCGCTCAGCTGCATCCTCGCCGACTACCTCCAGGGCCGCGCCGGCGAGCGCTTCGTGCTGGCCCAGTTCGAGGCACGGCCGGCCGGGTCGCCGGGGGGCGGCAGTGAGTCCCTGCCGGAGCTCTTCCGCGACCTACCGCTCTTCAGCCTCCCCTCGCAGAGCCTGGGCTTCCTGACGGACCTCGCCCACAAAACGCACACGGACCAACCGGCCGGCGATGGCGTGGCAAACAGGAAGATGAGGGCGGGGATGCTGAGGGCTGCGTCGCGCTCTCTGACTGGCGCGCTGCGGGAACTAAACACGGGAGCAGGGTACCGGCTGGCAGGACTTTCTCAGGACTGTGTGGGCTTTGGCTCGGAGGACGTGTGGGACAGCATCCCATTGCAGCCAGGACAGTCTTCCTCACCAGCCAGTCCTGACCTACCCAGCAAGACCAACTGGGTCTGA